In Deinococcus irradiatisoli, the genomic stretch TCTCAGGCTCTCGACCATGGAGCAATAATAACAACTTTTACTTCAGGCTGGCGAGAATGAGGAAGTGGTCCAGTGTGGCATAGCTGGCGGCCTGTACGTGGTCGCCTGCCATGCCCAGCACAAACGGACCCAGGCTTCTCATGCTTTTCTTGACTCTTAACAACTTTACTTGTTACAATCTATGCATTACCAAGTTGTGAAAATTTCCCGTTTCGATGGTCCCTTTTTTGCCGGTTCAAAGGAGATTCGTGTCCTATCCCCGCCCCCTGCTCCGGCGCGCCCAGTGGCGTTCCCTAGACGGCCCCTGGCAATTTGATTTTTCCGACAGCACTGAGGCGCGTGACGTGGCCTTCGGGCGCACCATCGAGGTGCCGTACGCGCCGGAAACGCCGCGCAGCGGCATTCACGAGCTGGGCTTTCATCCGGCATTGTGGTACCGGCGCGAACTCACCCTGACCCCCGACGAGTTGCCGCAGGCCGGCGAGCGTCTGCTGCTGCACTTCGGCGCGGTGGACTGGGCCGCCGAGGTGTGGGCCAACGGGCAGAAGGTGGCCGAGCACCAGGGCGGCTACACGCCCTTCACCGCCGACCTCACCTCGGCGCTGCAAGGCGAGACGCTGAGCCTGACCGTGCACGTCAGCGACGACGCGCAGGACCTCTCGCTGCCGCGCGGCAAGCAGGACTGGCAGCCCGGCGGCGAGGGCCACGGCATCTGGTATCCGCGCACCAGCGGCATCTGGCAGACCGTCTGGCTGGAAAAGGTGCCGGCGGCGCGCTTGCTGGAGGTGCGCTGGACCCCCGACGCGGTGAGCTTCGCCGTGACGCTGGACAGCGAAGTGTCGCCCGACGCGCTCGGCGCGCAACTGCGCGTGACGCTGCGCTGCGGCGGGCAGGTGCTGGCGCGTGATACCTATGACCTGTCGAGCCGGCAGTTGAGCCGCACGCTGCGCCTGCCCGACCCCGGCATCGACGACGCCCGGCACGCGCTGCTGTGGAGCCCCGAGCATCCCCAGCTGCTCGACGCCGTTCTGGAACTGCTCGGCCCGGATGGAGAAGTCTTCGACCGGGTCGAGAGCTACACGGCGCTGCGCAGCGTGGGCGTGGACGACGGACGTTTCCTGCTCAACGGGCGGCCCTACAAGCTGCGGCTGGCGCTCGACCAGGGGTACTGGCCCGAGGGCGGCCTCAGTGCCAGCGACGACGAGTACCGCGCCGACGTGGAACTCGCCAAGACCCTGGGCTTCAACGGCGTGCGCAAACACCAGAAGATCGAGAGCCCGCAGTGGCTGGCATGGTGCGACCGCCTGGGCTTGCTGGTCTGGGAAGAGCTGCCCAGCGCCTACGCCTTCACCCCGCAGAGCGTCGAGCGCCTGACCCGCACCTGGCTCGACGTGGTCCGGCGCGACGTCTCGCACCCCTGCATCGTGGTGTGGGTGGTGTTCAACGAGTCGTGGGGATTGCCGGACCTGCCGCTGCGCCCCGATCAGCGCGCGGCGGTGCAGGCGCTGTATCACCTCACCCGCAGCCTCGACACTTCCCGCCTGGTGATCGGCAACGACGGCTGGGAGCAGGTGGTGGGCGACCTGCTGACCATCCACGACTACAGCGCCGACCCCGCCGAGGTGCTGGGACGGTACGTGAGCCGGGAAGCGCTGGGGCGCACCCTGCACACCTTCCGGCCCGGCGGCCGCGCCCTGGCCCTGCCGGAGTTCACCGGCACCGAAGCGCCGGCCATTCTCAGCGAGTTCGGCGGCATCGCCTTCCGCAGCGGCGGCGAGCAGGGCTGGGGCTACAGCGAAGCGCCCGACGCCGAGACCTTTTTGGAGCGCTACGCCGATCTGATGGCGGCGGTGCATGCCAGCAAGGGACTGAGCGGGTTTTGCTATACTCAGCTCACCGACACCTACCAGGAAATCAACGGCCTGACCCGCATGGACCGCACGCCCAAGGCTGACGCCGCCGGGCTGGCCGCCGCCACGCTGGGACGGCAACCCGATCCCGACAATCCACTCGGCTACGACGTTCGTTGGCGCCGCTCACAGCGGCAACTCGCCGCACAAGGAGAAAGAACATGAAGAACATCAGCAAGCACGCCCTGACCCTGACCCTGGCCCTCGGCACCACCCTGGCCGGCGCCGCCTACACCGGCCCCAAAGTGCAGCTCAACTACCTGCACGGCTTCACCGGCCCCGACCGTCCGGTGATGGAAAAGCTGATTTCGCAGTTCAACGCCACGCACCCCAACATCGAGGTCAAGGCCCAGGCCCAGCCCTGGGGCACCACCTGGCAGCAGCTCGGGCCGTTGGTCGCCTCGGGCC encodes the following:
- a CDS encoding glycoside hydrolase family 2 protein; the encoded protein is MSYPRPLLRRAQWRSLDGPWQFDFSDSTEARDVAFGRTIEVPYAPETPRSGIHELGFHPALWYRRELTLTPDELPQAGERLLLHFGAVDWAAEVWANGQKVAEHQGGYTPFTADLTSALQGETLSLTVHVSDDAQDLSLPRGKQDWQPGGEGHGIWYPRTSGIWQTVWLEKVPAARLLEVRWTPDAVSFAVTLDSEVSPDALGAQLRVTLRCGGQVLARDTYDLSSRQLSRTLRLPDPGIDDARHALLWSPEHPQLLDAVLELLGPDGEVFDRVESYTALRSVGVDDGRFLLNGRPYKLRLALDQGYWPEGGLSASDDEYRADVELAKTLGFNGVRKHQKIESPQWLAWCDRLGLLVWEELPSAYAFTPQSVERLTRTWLDVVRRDVSHPCIVVWVVFNESWGLPDLPLRPDQRAAVQALYHLTRSLDTSRLVIGNDGWEQVVGDLLTIHDYSADPAEVLGRYVSREALGRTLHTFRPGGRALALPEFTGTEAPAILSEFGGIAFRSGGEQGWGYSEAPDAETFLERYADLMAAVHASKGLSGFCYTQLTDTYQEINGLTRMDRTPKADAAGLAAATLGRQPDPDNPLGYDVRWRRSQRQLAAQGERT